In a genomic window of Vicia villosa cultivar HV-30 ecotype Madison, WI unplaced genomic scaffold, Vvil1.0 ctg.001555F_1_1, whole genome shotgun sequence:
- the LOC131635815 gene encoding beta-amylase-like produces MRMTINTFEVHERYFQQGRMGIRVERARKPNSRTKQGLKFDVIHRGSLKKQRSVSVTAFKAAIAEPAEAPKVQTYENPMLANYVPVYVMLQLGVITDDNVLADRAGLEKQLKELRAAGVDGVMVDVWWGIVESKGPQQYDWSGYRSLFQLVQDCKLKLQAIMSFHQCGGNVGDSVFIPLPKWVLEVGESDPDIFYTNRTGIRNKECISLGVDDKPFFNGRTPIQMYRDYMKSFRENMADFLESELLIDIEVGLGPAGELRYPSYSDCLGWKFPGIGEFNCYDKYLQADFKEAATKAGHPEWELPDNAGLCNDTPESTEFFRSKGTYQTEKGKFFLTWYSNKLLTHGDDILDEANKIFLGCKVKLAAKIAGIHWWYKTDSHATELTSGYYNLSDRDGYRPIARMFSRHKAILNFTCLEMRNSEQPEEAKSCAQELVQQVLSGGWRENLEVAGENALPRYDAEGYNQILLNARPNGVNKKGPPKLRMYGVTYLRLTEELFQKQNFDIFKIFVKKMHADQDYCPDPEKYYHYTVPMERSKPKIPLEILLEATKSEKSYPWSEVTDKSVSEVSGFFAVLIAMILSMFRRNRN; encoded by the exons ATGAGGATGACGATTAACACGTTTGAGGTTCACGAAAGGTATTTTCAACAAGGAAGAATGGGAATACGTGTGGAGAGAGCAAGGAAGCCAAATTCAAGAACAAAacaaggtttgaaatttgatgttATACATCGTGGTTCCCTCAAGAAACAACGTTCTGTGTCTGTGACAGCATTCAAAGCTGCCATTGCTGAACCTGCAGAG GCACCAAAAGTTCAAACATACGAAAATCCAATGCTTGCAAACTATGTACCTGTATATGTAATGCTCCAA CTAGGAGTGATTACAGATGACAATGTCTTGGCGGATAGGGCAGGACTCGAGAAACAGCTGAAGGAGCTACGAGCAGCAGGTGTTGATGGAGTTATGGTTGATGTCTGGTGGGGTATAGTAGAATCAAAGGGTCCTCAGCAGTATGATTGGTCAGGTTACAGGTCCTTGTTTCAACTTGTTCAGGATTGCAAACTCAAATTACAAGCTATAATGTCGTTTCATCAATGTGGAGGGAATGTTGGAGATTCTGTTTTCATTCCATTACCTAAATGGGTTCTTGAAGTCGGCGAATCAGATCCTGATATTTTTTACACCAACCGTACGGGAATTCGGAACAAGGAATGTATTTCTCTTGGTGTGGATGATAAACCTTTCTTTAATGGAAGAACTCCCATTCAGATGTATAGGGACTACATGAAGAGTTTTAGAGAGAATATGGCAGATTTCTTAGAATCTGAGCTACTGATAGATATTGAAGTAGGACTTGGCCCTGCTGGAGAACTCAGATATCCTTCTTACTCAGACTGTCTAGGGTGGAAATTTCCTGGTATCGGAGAATTTAAC TGCTATGATAAATATCTTCAAGCGGATTTCAAAGAGGCTGCAACGAAGGCAGGCCATCCTGAATGGGAGCTTCCAGATAATGCAGGGTTATGTAATGACACACCTGAATCTACAGAATTTTTCAGATCAAAGGGAACTTATCAAACAGAGAAAGGGAAATTTTTTCTTACTTGGTATTCCAACAAGTTGCTGACACATGGTGACGATATCTTGGATGAAGCCAACAAAATATTCCTAGGTTGCAAAGTGAAGCTAGCAGCAAAA ATTGCTGGAATCCACTGGTGGTATAAAACTGACAGCCATGCTACAGAGCTTACTTCAGGATATTACAACTTAAGTGATAGAGATGGATACCGTCCCATAGCAAGGATGTTCTCTAGACATAAGGCTATTTTGAATTTCACATGTCTTGAGATGAGAAATTCTGAGCAACCAGAAGAAGCCAAAAGTTGTGCTCAGGAACTTGTTCAGCAG GTTCTGAGTGGCGGATGGAGAGAGAACCTTGAAGTAGCTGGGGAAAATGCGCTTCCAAGGTATGACGCTGAAGGTTACAACCAAATCCTTCTAAACGCTAGACCAAATGGGGTTAATAAAAAGGGCCCTCCAAAACTAAGGATGTACGGAGTCACATACCTACGTTTGACAGAAGAATTATTCCAGAAACAAAATTTTGATATATTCAAAATCTTTGTGAAAAAGATGCATGCTGATCAG GATTATTGTCCAGACCCAGAGAAATACTATCATTACACGGTTCCTATGGAAAGATCAAAACCAAAGATTCCATTGGAGATTCTTCTTGAAGCAACCAAATCAGAGAAGTCATATCCATGGTCTGAAGTAACAGATAAGAGTGTTAGTGAAGTTAGTGGATTTTTTGCTGTCTTAATAGCAATGATCTTGTCTATGTTTAGGAGAAACCGAAACTGA